The DNA region CGCAGTTGAGAATAGATGCTGTTTATTGAGATAAATCTCTGGCCAAGGCTTCTGGGAGTCCGTGGCTGCGTCGTTAATCCCTGATGTGCCAGTTGAAAGTGCGGAATGTGGGTTTGACTTCAACCACCTGCGTATATTCGTAGCTAAGGAGCTTGCAAATAAATAAAATACCAGTCATTTTAGCGGGAGCAGAGCGGAAATATCCCTCTCCTGGCTGAGAATCTCTAGAACAACACTCTCCTTACCATGCTCGACGACAAGATTAAAGCAAGCCTGAAAGATGCTGCTCGAAAGCTGACTGGACACCGTAAGCGAGATTTTATCGCAAAAGTTGCAGAGGACTATTTTGACGGTTCAGCCCGGAAAACGGAAACGGTTTTAGGGTGGAATCGCGCCAGTGTGCAACTGGGTCTGCATGAACGCCGCAGTGGAATCACCTGTGTTGATAACTATCGAGCTAGAGGGCGGCATAAAAGCGAAGTGGTGTTGGTCAATTTGGAAGCCGATATTGCCAGTTTAGTGGACAGGCAAGCCCAAGCTGATCCGAAATTTCAATCGACCTTCTTATATGCTCGTATCAGTGCCCAAGCCGTCCGAGATGCCTTAAGTGAGCAGAAGGGCTACGACGAGGAACAACTGCCTTCGCGTCAGACCATTGGGGCAATTCTCAATCGCATGGGATATCGCCTAAAAAAACACAAAAAGTCAAACCGTTGAAGAAGATCGCTCAAACCGATGCCATCTTTGACAATGTTGCTCAAGAGAATCAACGGGCTGATGCCAATCCGAAGTCCTTGAGGCTCTCGATTGACACCAAAGCCAAAGTTAAGATCGGCAATCTATCGCGTAATGGCAAGGATCGCACTCTAGAAGCCAGAAAAGCCGACGACCACGATAGTGAGTGGCAGTCGGTGTTAGTGGGGTGCCAAGCGGAAAAAATGGGTAGGTTAGGCCACCGCTAAGTCACTCGCATTGGGCTCGACAATTTCTAGCCGCTTGGCATCGAGTTTGGCAGTCAAAATTTCAGCACAGAAGGTGTCCCATCGTCCTGCCGCCCAATAACAGCGACCTTGAAGCAGAATTTCTGCATGTTCAGGCAACCAAAACTTGCCATTTCCCTTGAGCCGCAGGTTGACCACCTGGCGGATTAGACTCTCAATGGCTCCACTGCCAATCGGTAGATTCATTGCCTGTACCTGCCCATAGGCAAAGCGCTGGGGTTGGTCATTAAAGTAGTTGAATGGGGTTGTCATTGCCTTGCGTTGTTGGCGCGTGTGTTTCTGAGCCAGAATCTGCTGCATCTGTGTCAGGAGTTGCGCCAACTTACCCCGTTTGAGGCTAGAACGAGCCGCCTCGAACCATTTCCGTGCCACTTGAGCTTTGCTAAAAGCCGCCTCAGCAAAATCCTTCAAATGCTGACTGGCATGGTAAAAGTCAATCAACTCAATCAGTCGGTCTTTGGGCAGGCCCAAGCGTTCCAGAAGGGCGGGAATCCGGTGCCAAATCCAAGGAGCGCCATCGGCTAGCAGCAACACTTGCTGGGCATGCACAACCCCCAATTTGACCAGATACATCTCCAGCAGGCTCATGAATCCTTCGATACCGGTAAAGGTGCCGTCATTAATGACCGGTAATTTGACTGTATTGATGCGCTGGCCCTGCTCATCGATGGCATAGAGGGTGAATAGTTTGGGTTCTCGCCAATGCCCCTGATCCCCCGCCGCTTGGTCGCCCGTCGTCTACCCCGTTTGTTGTATCGCAACCGGGTGCGCCCGCCATCGACACTCAACCCCACTCTCTGTCCCTCAAAGGTCTGGCCAGTGGGCAGTTGGCCTTGCTGCAACTGAGCCAGCCACTGGTCGGTTAACGCCAGGCCGATTTGACCAAAACCATAGGTCAGTCGCACCACCCGTTTCTCACTCAACTCAATGCCCCATTGCTGCAACTGCTCAGTCGCTTGCGCAAAGGACCTCGACAGCATCCCTGCCGCTGCAACCACGCTCCAAACCAGGGGACTGACTTGCTCTTCCAGTCCCAACCAACGCAGCAGGGGATAGAATCCCTGTCCCTGGGATGGCCCCCGTTGACCGGCTTTCCGCTTGCCTTTCCGCTTCTGCTGAGAGACCCCATTGAGAATGTAGCCCACCTTGAACTCAACGACGACATTGCCTACGGTTAATACCTTGACCCGGCGTTTGCCTTGACTGCGAGCCATGAAGCCTCGTGATGAGCGGGTCCGTTGGTTGGCTTCTCGTTGGCTATCTGGATGCTCACTGAGTTCGTGCAGCAGCAGGGCAATCACCTGGCCGGCTAGCACCAGAGCCGCGGCGCGGATTGCCTCCTCCCGTGCTTTCAACGCCACTCCATCCCAACTGGAAATTTCCCCCACGGCCAGCAGTGGGGCAATGGTTTGCTTAAATGTTTCAATGGCTTGGTTGAGATCCAGGGTTGCAGGTATATTCATATTCACTAGAGACAGGATGTTTTTTCACTCTGCACCGATCATTGTGCATATCCTGTCTTTTCTCAGCTTTTGCTGCCTCTCCTCAAAGCCATCTTTTTCGCATCGCACCCGCCAGTAAGTGTTAGTGCCTTTTGGCATTCTCAATCTCGACAACGACGAGTTGTCGATTTACTTCGGTCAATCGGCTGAAACCAGCGATTTTATAGCCGATTGTTTGGAGTGGTGGTGGCAGGACAATCAAGACCATTACCCGGAGATTGAGGAATGGGTGATCAATTTAGATGGAGGACCCGCCACTCGCAGTGACCGCACTCAGTTCATCAAACGCATGGTTGAACTCGCCCAAACGATCATGCTCCCGATTCGATTGATTTACTACCCGCCTTATCACAGTAAATACAATGCCATTGAACGATGCTGGGCAGCACTTGAGCAGTATTGGAATGGAGCCATCTTGGATTCGGTAGAAGCGGCAGTTCAATGGGCCAGTCACATGACCTGGAAAGCAATGAATCCAGTCGTTTATCTGGTTGAAGGCATTTATGAAAAAGGGGTCAAGGTATTGGCTGAGGAGCTAGCAGATTATCTCCCTTTCTGGCAACGGTCTGAAGCTCTGCCCAAATGGGATATTACTATTCTCCCCGATTGATTGGGATATTATTTAATTGCAAACCCCTAAAGGCATGATCAGGTTGCCTGAAAGCTTGACTCAAAATTTCCTGGGCCTGATCCGGTGGCGAGGCGAAGATGTAGCTGAAGAGGGCTGGCCCAGAGGAAAACAATAAAGGGGCAGCCCAGGTGACATCGTTGGCGATCGCCTGACGCAGGGTAAATTGCTGGGGAAGCTGAGAGCGCATGGGTAGATGGTCTTCTATACCGAGGTTTAAGGCGTTTATCAAGTTTAAAGGCTTTTGTGGATGCTGATATGTCGGCAGCTAACTAAAATTCCAAAAACCCTCGATCTATACACCTACAACGCACGGATTTGAGGCATGATAGGTGGATAGCGCCGTCATTCCATCCAGTGAAATGTCGCTAGACTATACCGTTCGAGAAAGCTCCAAAGCAAAACACGTCTCCTTAAAAATGTCGATTAAGGGAGATTTGGAAGTCATCGTTCCTAAGGGATTTGATCAGAAGCGTATCCCTGAGATTTTGCAAAGAAAGCAGCGCTGGATTGAGCGAGTCTCCCGGCGCATGGCCACTCAGCAAGCTTTAGTCGGAACTGATGTGCTGGTTGAGCAGCCACAGCAGATTGTACTGCAGGCGATCGCGCAAACCTGGCAGGTGGAGTATCACCCTACCCGACGGACGGGAATTGTGATTCAGGAGCGGCCCAACTCAGTACTGATTCTGCAGGGTAATACCGCAGATTCCGATTACTGCAAAGCTGCGCTCCAACAGTGGGTCGCTCACAAAGCCCGGTTGCATCTTCCCCCCTGGTTGCAAACGGTGAGCAAAAAACTCAAATTACCGTTCAATCAGGTTTCAATTCGGCAACAAAAGACGATCTGGGGAAGCTGTTCAATTCGCAAGACGGTGAGCTTAAATTGCAAACTTCTGTTCCTGCCCAGCGAGTTGGTGCATTACGTCCTGGTGCATGAACTGTGTCACACAATTCACCTCAACCATTCCAAGGACTTCTGGGAACTGGTGGGTCGCCATGAGCCGAATTACAAAACTCTGGATGATAGCCTGCGAGATGCCCGCTACTTCGTTCCCTGGTGGATGGAACAGTAATGGCTCTGGCTCCCTGGCGATCGCCCCTAGCGCGTGCCTTACACCGGAACCGCTCGCTGGACTATGCCCGCTATCTGCAATTGGCAACGGTTCGGCCTGATGGTTCTCCAGCCAACCGAACGGTAGTCTTCCGGGGATTTTTGGAGGAGACGAATCAGTTACAGTTTGTCACGGATGCCCGCAGCCAGAAGGTGGCCAACCTTGATCACCATCCTTGGGGGGAAGCGTGCTGGTATTTTCCCCATACTCGCGAACAATTCCGTCTTTCCGGATTGCTGACTTTGGTGTCAGAGACTCATCCCGATCCAAATTTGCAGCAGGCTAGACAGCGATCGTGGCAGGCTCTATCGGATGCGGCCCGGACTCAGTTTACCTGGCCCCGTCCCGGTCAGCCGAGAAATGCCGATGGCTTTAATGCTCTACTTCCTGACCCTGCCACACCCTTATCCCACTTTTGCCTGCTCCTGTTGCAACCTCACCAGGTTGATCATCTAGAACTGCGGGGCGATCCGCAAAATCGCTATCTGTATTGTTTGAATGAGGCTTTAGAATGGTCGATGCAAACAATCAATCCATAAATACATCACGATGTTTGAGTCAAGCACTGGAACGCTATTCAGTCATCCGATGGAAACATCACCATAAAATCGTCATCACACTCCTGACTCTATCTCCTCTCTATCACAGTCATAGCAAACCCCTATTCCTACTTG from Leptodesmis sichuanensis A121 includes:
- a CDS encoding ISAzo13-like element transposase-related protein; protein product: MLVPFGILNLDNDELSIYFGQSAETSDFIADCLEWWWQDNQDHYPEIEEWVINLDGGPATRSDRTQFIKRMVELAQTIMLPIRLIYYPPYHSKYNAIERCWAALEQYWNGAILDSVEAAVQWASHMTWKAMNPVVYLVEGIYEKGVKVLAEELADYLPFWQRSEALPKWDITILPD
- a CDS encoding M48 family metallopeptidase is translated as MDSAVIPSSEMSLDYTVRESSKAKHVSLKMSIKGDLEVIVPKGFDQKRIPEILQRKQRWIERVSRRMATQQALVGTDVLVEQPQQIVLQAIAQTWQVEYHPTRRTGIVIQERPNSVLILQGNTADSDYCKAALQQWVAHKARLHLPPWLQTVSKKLKLPFNQVSIRQQKTIWGSCSIRKTVSLNCKLLFLPSELVHYVLVHELCHTIHLNHSKDFWELVGRHEPNYKTLDDSLRDARYFVPWWMEQ
- a CDS encoding Npun_F5749 family FMN-dependent PPOX-type flavoprotein; its protein translation is MALAPWRSPLARALHRNRSLDYARYLQLATVRPDGSPANRTVVFRGFLEETNQLQFVTDARSQKVANLDHHPWGEACWYFPHTREQFRLSGLLTLVSETHPDPNLQQARQRSWQALSDAARTQFTWPRPGQPRNADGFNALLPDPATPLSHFCLLLLQPHQVDHLELRGDPQNRYLYCLNEALEWSMQTINP